In a genomic window of Salminus brasiliensis chromosome 12, fSalBra1.hap2, whole genome shotgun sequence:
- the LOC140573836 gene encoding LOW QUALITY PROTEIN: serine protease 33 (The sequence of the model RefSeq protein was modified relative to this genomic sequence to represent the inferred CDS: inserted 1 base in 1 codon), with translation MLPSGMQMLCFVLVGTGVWLIQTCEAQGNYTTXVSLSSFVSFFLFDIYIHVSPADLLAVVCGRPPLGNRIVGGTEARDGAWPWQVDIQMGANGHVCGGSLISRDWVLSAAHCFPKPSDVSSYRLYMGRYQLNGINQFEVSSTVKRVVVPDGYSVPQGGRDVALVQLNTPVSWSDRVQPVCLPDSELQFYSGTLCYVTGWGDVQEGVPLSGIGTLREVGVPIIDQASCNTMYSIQSSTSERVDILSDMICAGYQEGGKDSCQGDSGGPLVCPVGNGTWIQAGIVSFGLGCAQQNRPGVYAKVSSFAGLIRSTVPEAQLLGQAWVCGAESLLVLSLGVASVLLGTHWSC, from the exons ATGTTGCCCTCTGGGATGCAGATGCTCTGCTTTGTGTTGGTTGGCACAG GTGTGTGGCTCATACAGACGTGTGAAGCGCAAGGTAATTACACTA GGGTTTCCCTTTCATCCTTTGTGTCGTTTTTCCTCTTTGATATCTATATCCACGTGTCCCCTGCTGATCTCTTGGCTGTAGTATGTGGAAGGCCTCCTCTGGGGAATCGTATTGTGGGAGGCACTGAGGCTCGAGATGGAGCGTGGCCGTGGCAGGTGGACATTCAGATGGGAGCGAACGGTCACGTGTGTGGAGGATCCCTCATCTCCAGAGACTGGGTCCTGTCTGCTGCTCACTGTTTTCCTAA ACCTTCAGACGTGTCCTCATATCGTCTCTACATGGGTCGCTATCAGCTAAACGGGATTAACCAATTTGAGGTGTCCAGCACAGTGAAGAGAGTTGTGGTGCCAGATGGTTACTCCGTGCCGCAGGGGGGCCGAGATGTGGCGCTGGTCCAGCTGAACACGCCGGTCTCGTGGTCAGACAGAGTCCAGCCGGTGTGCCTGCCAGACTCTGAGCTGCAGTTCTACAGTGGGACGCTGTGCTACGTCACAGGCTGGGGGGACGTACAGGAGGGAG TCCCCCTCTCTGGCATTGGAACGCTGCGGGAAGTCGGAGTGCCCATTATTGACCAAGCGTCCTGCAACACCATGTACAGCATCCAGTCGTCCACTTCGGAGAGAGTGGATATTCTCTCGGATATGATCTGTGCCGGATATCAAGAAGGAGGCAAAGACTCATGCCAG GGCGACTCCGGAGGACCCCTCGTTTGTCCTGTAGGCAATGGGACGTGGATTCAGGCAGGGATTGTGAGCTTTGGCCTGGGATGCGCTCAACAGAACAGACCTGGAGTTTACGCCAAAGTGTCCAGTTTTGCTGGACTTATCCGCTCCACGGTGCCGGAAGCCCAGTTGTTGGGTCAGGCGTGGGTCTGCGGTGCTGAAAGCCTTCTGGTGCTCAGTCTTGGTGTAGCATCAGTTCTTCTGGGGACACACTGGAGCTGCTAA